Proteins from one Candidatus Methylomirabilota bacterium genomic window:
- the metG gene encoding methionine--tRNA ligase: protein MALPSPPRRVFYLTTPIYYVNSTPHLGHAYTTIVADAMCRYRRLAGDEVFFLTGTDEHAENVFHAANRTGETPQAFADRLAAAFRSQWDVLGITYDDFIRTTEPRHKVVVQRVLQQLYDAGEVYFGEYGGQYCVGCERFYTEKELVDGRCPQHGTAPTFLKEPNYFFRMSRYQTWLLEHIEAHRDFIRPEGYRNEVLAFLREPLQDLAISRPRTRLPWGIPLPFDENFVTYVWFDALLNYISAPGWPDSPRFQTFWPHAQHLIGKDILKPHAIYWPPMLKAAGIPIYRHLNVHGYWTLGGAKMSKSVGNVVEALKLADTYGRDAFRYFVLREMAFGQDASFSEEALVERLNADLANDLGNFVSRALAMLTSFGGGVVPEPGSLGPAEIEVRDGLTRALAAVHAAMEEFAFQRALVAIWEWIGALNRYVDAQAPWTLAKDPARAERLRTVLYTLAEALRILGIVLEPFVPEAAAAIRRQLGLGGVPRLEDVGSWGRMVSGTRVTKGAPLFPRVDAGGASAPAARAGAPRPEAAPSSRISIEEFRRLDLRVAEVLDAEPVPKSKKLLKLTVKLGDETRRLVAGIAEHYAPADLRGRKVVVVANLEPATLMGVESQGMVLAGSEGDALALLTLDRDLPPGAKVR, encoded by the coding sequence ATGGCGCTCCCGAGCCCGCCGCGGCGCGTCTTCTACCTCACCACGCCGATCTACTACGTCAACTCGACGCCCCACCTGGGGCACGCCTACACCACGATCGTCGCGGACGCGATGTGCCGCTACCGCCGGCTGGCCGGGGATGAGGTCTTCTTCCTGACCGGGACCGACGAGCACGCGGAGAACGTCTTCCACGCGGCCAACCGGACCGGGGAAACGCCGCAGGCCTTCGCCGACCGGCTGGCGGCGGCCTTTCGAAGCCAGTGGGATGTCCTGGGGATCACCTACGACGACTTCATCCGGACGACCGAGCCGCGCCACAAGGTCGTCGTCCAGCGGGTCCTCCAGCAGCTCTACGACGCCGGCGAGGTTTACTTCGGCGAGTACGGCGGCCAGTACTGCGTGGGCTGCGAGCGCTTCTATACCGAGAAGGAGCTGGTGGACGGGCGCTGCCCCCAGCACGGGACCGCCCCGACCTTTCTCAAGGAGCCGAACTACTTCTTCCGGATGAGTCGCTACCAGACCTGGCTCCTCGAGCACATCGAGGCGCACAGAGACTTCATCCGGCCCGAGGGCTACCGGAACGAAGTCCTCGCCTTCCTGCGAGAGCCGCTGCAGGATCTCGCCATCAGCCGGCCCCGGACCCGACTCCCGTGGGGGATCCCGCTGCCGTTCGACGAGAACTTCGTCACCTACGTCTGGTTCGACGCGCTGCTGAACTACATCTCGGCGCCGGGATGGCCCGACAGCCCCCGGTTCCAGACCTTCTGGCCTCACGCCCAGCACCTGATCGGCAAGGACATCCTGAAGCCCCACGCCATTTACTGGCCGCCGATGCTGAAGGCGGCCGGTATCCCGATCTACCGCCACCTGAACGTGCACGGCTACTGGACGCTCGGCGGCGCGAAGATGTCCAAGAGCGTGGGCAACGTCGTCGAGGCCCTCAAGCTGGCCGACACCTACGGCCGTGACGCCTTCCGGTACTTCGTGCTCCGCGAGATGGCCTTCGGCCAGGACGCGAGCTTTTCCGAAGAGGCCCTGGTCGAGCGGCTCAACGCCGACCTCGCCAACGATCTCGGGAACTTCGTGAGCCGCGCCCTGGCCATGCTGACGAGCTTCGGCGGCGGCGTCGTCCCCGAGCCGGGGTCTCTCGGTCCGGCGGAGATCGAGGTCCGGGACGGGCTGACGCGCGCCCTGGCCGCCGTCCATGCGGCGATGGAGGAGTTCGCCTTCCAGCGAGCCCTCGTCGCCATCTGGGAGTGGATCGGCGCGCTCAACCGCTACGTGGACGCCCAAGCCCCGTGGACACTCGCCAAGGACCCGGCCCGGGCCGAGCGACTCCGGACGGTGCTCTATACCCTGGCCGAGGCGCTCCGCATCCTCGGCATCGTCCTCGAGCCCTTCGTCCCCGAGGCCGCCGCGGCCATCCGCCGCCAGCTCGGTCTGGGCGGGGTGCCGCGGCTCGAAGACGTGGGGAGCTGGGGCCGGATGGTCTCCGGGACGCGGGTCACCAAGGGGGCGCCGCTGTTCCCCCGTGTCGACGCCGGTGGCGCCAGCGCCCCCGCCGCCCGGGCCGGCGCGCCGCGCCCCGAGGCCGCGCCGTCCTCGCGCATCAGCATCGAAGAGTTCCGGCGCCTCGATCTGCGGGTGGCCGAGGTGCTGGACGCCGAGCCGGTGCCGAAATCGAAGAAGCTCCTGAAGCTCACCGTGAAGCTCGGCGACGAGACGCGGCGGCTCGTGGCGGGGATCGCCGAGCACTATGCGCCCGCCGATCTCCGCGGGCGCAAGGTGGTCGTGGTGGCCAACCTCGAGCCGGCGACCCTCATGGGCGTCGAGTCGCAAGGGATGGTGCTGGCCGGCTCGGAAGGCGACGCGCTCGCGCTCCTCACGCTGGACCGGGATTTGCCGCCGGGGGCCAAGGTCAGGTAG